The Glycine soja cultivar W05 chromosome 6, ASM419377v2, whole genome shotgun sequence genome has a window encoding:
- the LOC114415942 gene encoding uncharacterized protein LOC114415942 gives MAFGSWEQSYSYLPIWLTAAQHFVPGTIVKYKTSSSMEEGDNNPPRVILNRVFWAFNPCIEGFKYCKPPVQVDETFLTSKYHGTLLTAIGQDGSRNNFPLAFAIVESETKEAWMWFLHYLRRYVTPQPNLCITSDKGTDLLAVLQSERVGWNGPDVSSVCYLTEPGNENNFSGFFDIQT, from the exons ATGGCATTTGGAAGTTGGGAACAATCATACAGTTACCTGCCTATATGGTTAACAGCTGCTCAACACTTTGTACCAGGTACCATAGTAAAATACAAAACTTCATCTTCAATGGAGGAAGGTGACAATAACCCTCCTAGGGTGATTCTTAACCGTGTATTTTGGGCGTTTAATCCATGCATTGAAGGCTTCAAATATTGCAAGCCACCTGTGCAAGTAGATGAGACATTTTTAACTAGCAAATACCATGGTACTTTGTTGACTGCCATCGGACAAGATGGTAGTAGGAATAATTTTCCACTTGCTTTTGCAATTGTTGAGAGTGAGACTAAAGAAGCTTGGATGTGGTTCTTGCATTATTTGCGAAGATATGTTACTCCGCAACCAAATTTGTGTATTACATCAGACAAGGGAACCGATTTGCTAGCAGTTTTACAATCCGAACGCGTTGGCTGGAATGGACCAGATGTTTCGTCTGT gtgttatttgacTGAACCGGGGAACGAGAATAATTTTTCTGGGTTCTTTGacatccaaacatga
- the LOC114415943 gene encoding uncharacterized protein LOC114415943, whose amino-acid sequence MTADARDLAEDVADMTEDVPDLVEEAPEMRADVQGVDGAEGSDADDAEGFPSGPRDPSVLTSFADHVAHAKRSDLKLVSHGRKVTLIVRPVPEIEGLVGATRLSPLMDCSVVTEEAIFLLTELLEVSAEEARAETTLTRETYVQLGWVRDIYEMRCQVRRWIVAARVYLLHLVGCILFANKSATYMHVVHLDAFRDLGQSGGYAWGVVALCWIYEHFPSVQQCVTDDTYQETSPSASRAFEVISSFQGQLRWGPMVVTARPERLVRQFGYIQSIPPPSVSARLSHDDIDDN is encoded by the exons ATGACTGCGGATGCACGTGATTTGGCTGAGGACGTTGCTGACATGACTGAGGATGTCCCTGATCTGGTTGAggaggcacctgagatgcgtgcGGACGTACAGGGTGTTGATGGTGCTGAGGGGTCAGATGCTGATGATGCTGAGGGATTCCCTAGTGGGCCACGTGACCCGTCAGTGCTGACATCATTTGCGGACCATGTTGCACACGCT AAACGTTCTGATTTGAAGTTggtgtcacatgggaggaaggtgacaTTGATTGtgaggccagtgcctgagattgaaggacTGGTTGGTGCCACAAGATTAAGTCCACTGATGGATTGTTCAGTTGttactg AAGAGGCGATATTTTTGCTGACAGAGTTGCTTGAGGTGTCTGCCGAGGAGGCTAGAGCCGAGACAACACTGACACGTGAGACATACGTACAACTAGGATGGGTTCGAGACATTTATGAGATGAGATGTCAGGTCCGGCGGTGGATTGTAGCAGCTCGTGTTTATCTGCTGCACCTGGTCGGTTGcattctttttgctaataagagtgcaacatacaTGCATGTGGTTCACCTAGATGCTTTTCGTGACCTCGGTCAGAGTGGTGGTTATGCTTGGGGAGTTGTcgcgctg tgctggatctatgagcatTTCCCTAGTGTGCAGCAGTGCGTGACAGATGAtacataccaggagacgtccccaAGTGCTTCTcg GGCCTTTGAGGTGATTTCATCATTCCAGGGTCAGCTGAGATGGGGTCCTATGGTGGTCACAGCTCGACCGGAGAGATTGGTACGACAGTTTGGTTACATTCAGAGCATTCCTCCGCCCTCTGTTAGTGCTCGATTGTCACACGATGATATAGATGACAACTAG